The Verrucomicrobiales bacterium genome has a segment encoding these proteins:
- a CDS encoding response regulator, translating to MGKTIITVDDASTMRKMISFTLKAAGHEILEAGDGIEALGALKGRTVDLVITDVNMPNMDGITLTRNLRSLPQFQKTPIILLTTESSPEKKAEGRAAGATGWIVKPFQQEQLLAVVSKVLGA from the coding sequence ATGGGTAAAACGATCATCACGGTGGACGATGCCTCAACGATGAGGAAAATGATCAGCTTCACGCTGAAGGCGGCCGGTCACGAGATTCTCGAAGCGGGGGATGGGATCGAGGCACTCGGAGCGCTCAAAGGTCGCACCGTGGATCTGGTGATCACAGACGTGAATATGCCCAACATGGACGGCATCACGCTCACTCGAAACCTCCGCTCCCTCCCACAGTTTCAGAAGACACCCATCATTCTTCTAACGACGGAATCCTCGCCCGAGAAGAAGGCCGAGGGCAGAGCCGCTGGCGCAACCGGTTGGATCGTAAAACCATTCCAGCAAGAACAACTCCTTGCGGTCGTCTCCAAGGTTCTCGGCGCATGA